CCTCCCGCGGGCCCTCGCTGCGGTGCTCTCAGCGTCCGACGCCCTGCGGGTGAACCGGCCGGACACCGCTGTCTCCGTCCTTGTGGCGCTGGATAGCTGCACCGACGGTTCCGCGGCAGTCGCGGCAGACCTGGCTGCGGAAGACAGCCGCATCAGTCTCTTGCAGATTACGTTCCGCAATGTGGGGGGAAGCCGGCGGGCCGGCAACCGCGCCGCCCTGCTGGCAAGCACCCGGCAGGGCCTGCCCTATGCGTCGCCGCAGCTCTGGCTGGCCAACACGGACGCCGATTCCTGTGTCCCGCAGGGCTGGCTGCTGCGCCAGCTGGAGCTGGCCGACGGCGGTGCGGATGCCGTGCTCGGCACCGTGGAACCGGACCCGGAAGGCACCGAAAGCGAACTCCTGAGGCGCTGGCATGCCCGGCACCACTTGGGCGAGAACCATGCGCACGTGCACGGCGCGAATTTGGGCGTGCGGGCCTCCGCCTATGTGATGGCCGGCGGGTTTCCGCGTCTTCGCTCTCACGAGGACCGGGCATTGGTGGAGCGGCTCCGCCAGCATGGTGCCGCGGTGTGGTCCACGGACACCCTCCGGGTACGGACCTCAGGACGGACCGATGCCCGCGCACCCCAAGGATTCGCGGCCTATCTGCGCTCTCTCACCCAGGAGCCCGCGCCGGCCATGGAAGGCTGACCCGGCCATGGCAGGCTGACCCGAGTTCGACACGGGACACAAATAAAGCCTTGGGGGGCCGACGACGACTGGGGGGACTGGCCTCGGTCTCAGAAGAGGCCACCTCGCCGCCGACCCCGCTTCACCCCGGACTGCCGGCCTCTGATTGCTGGTCACTGACCGCCCGGGAAACCCACAGGATCTACAAAACAATTTTCTCCCATCCCGGGGGTCCTGCCTAGTCCCGTTCCCGCGCCGGACTTTGCGCATCCTGTCCGTTCTCGGCGTTGTGCTTCTCGCGCAGTTCACGGCCGAGCCGGACGTCTTCCTCTTCCTGTTTCTGCAGCTTGTCGCTTCTCTTGGTATCCCGCGGCGGCAGCTGGATGGTCTCCTCAGCCTCGATCCCGGCCTGTAGCTGCCTTCCCCGCTCCGTCTCGGCGTCGAACTCGGCTCCGAACAGCAGGGACATGTTCAGGATCCAGAGCCACAGCAGGGCGACGATCACACCGCCGATTGCGCCGTAGGTCTTGTTATAGCTGTTCGAGTAGGAGACGTAGAAACCGAAGGCCAGCGAAGCCAGCAGAAACACCACCAGCGCAATGGCGGAGCCCATGCTCATCCAACGGAACTTCGGCTGCTTTACGTTGGGGGTGGCGTAGTAGAGAATGGCGATCGCCACAATGATCAGGACGAGCATCACCGGCCATTTGACGATGTTCCAGACGGTCAGGAAGGCGCCCCCGAGCCCGATCAGGTTCCCCACGGATTCTGCCACCGGGCCGCTTAGCACGAGCATCGCCGCAATCACGACGACGATCAGCAGGTTCACGACGGTGACGCCCAGCATGGTGCCGCGCAGCTTCACGAACGGCCGGCCTTCATCGATCTCGTAGACCCTGTTCATCGCCCGGCCAAATGCCCCGACGTAGCCGGAGGCGGACCAGACGGCGGTGAGGAGGCCCAGGATAAAGGTCAGGCCGGCGGCGGAGGAGCTGGCGAGGTCCTGGACCACCGGGCGGATTGTGTCGACGGTCTGGCCGGGGGCGACACCCTGGACGATGTCGAGCAGGGCGGACGTGGTCTTTTGCGGATCCCCGAAGATCCCGAGGAGGGATACCAGCGCCAACAGGGCGGGGAAGATCGACAGCACTGAGTAGTACGTAAGTGCCGCTGCGAGGTCGGGGCATTGGTCCTTCGAGAATTCCCGCAGGGTCTTTTTGGCGATGTATTTCCAGGACGGTTTGGTGACATCGGTGGGGCTGCCGGGCTTCCGGGCATCGTCAGGTGCCGGGGCCTGGCCCGCCTTGGCGGTGCTGGTTTCGGATGAATCATGAGCGGCCATGAGGTGTCCTCTCAGGTTGTTAATGACCAGGCCGGCCCTCCCGGAACGGGGGGACCGGCCTGACTGTGATGCTGCATGGGGGTATCTGTACCGGTCACGTGTTTTGGACGGTGTCCTTGGCGTCGGCGGCGCGGTCTTTGACGTCGGCTGCGGCGAGTTGGCTTTCGGCTTTGACGTTCTGGGTGGCGTCGGTGGCGGTGGCCTTGACGTTTTCCATGGCTTCGCGGGCTGGTTCCTTGAGTCCTTGGGCCATGTCTTTGGCGGCCTCGGTCAGCTCGGTGGTCATGGGCTCGGCGGCGGTCTTCAGGGCGTCGGCAGCTTCGCGTTCTTTCTCGCTGGCGGGGATCAGGGAGGAGAGCAGCATCCCGGCGCCGAACGCGATCAGGCCGGCGGCCAGGGGGTTGCCCTGGGTTTTGGCTTTGACCTGGTGCGGGGCGTCGCCGATGGCCTCGCCCGCGTCGCTGAACTTTGCCGAGACGGCGTCGGTGGCGTTGTGAAGGGTGTCCCCGGCGCCGTGCCCGGTTCCCTGGCCCACGCGCTGGCCGGTGTAGGCGTTGGTGTAAGCGGGGGTGGTGTCGTTGGTTCCCATGACCTTCTCCTTCACTCCGAACACCGCTTCCCTGACTTTGTCGGTTTGGCGGTGGACGATGTTGGACGGGGTGACTTTGTCCGCGACGGCGTCAACGTTGGTGCCCAGGCGGGCGCGGGTTGCTTCTATGTCTGCACGGATTGCGTCCGGGTTCTCGCTCATCGTTTTACCTCACCGGGTTTCAGGGTTGGGGGGATTTCTGAGAGGGTCTGGCTGGTTTGGGGCAGGCCCTTGACCGCTTTGAGTTCCTTGCGGCCCACGGAGGCCAGGATCGCGGCGATGATGGCCCAGATCACGGCGACGACGACGGCGGACCAGCCCAGTCCCATCAGCTCGCCAAGGGCGTACCAGAGGGCGATCGAGAGGAAGAGCAGGACGAAGTGTCCGGCGACGCCGGCGCCGGCGAGCATGCCGCCGCCTTTGCCGGTTTTGGTGGCGGACTCTTTGAGTTCGGCCTTGGCGAGCTCGACTTCCTGGCGCATCAGGGTGGACAGGTCGCGGGTGACCTCTCCGAGCAGGTCACCGAGCGAGGTGTTGTCCGCCTTCACATGCGCCTCCGAGGGAGGCGGCTCCGGAATCTGGCTGCTCATCACAACCTGCCGTTCTGGCCGTCCGCGGAGCGGTCCCGCGTCAGCGGGTCATTGGCCATGGGATCGTCAGCGAGCTCCCGCTCCCGCAGGGGATCGTCCGCGAGGCGGTTATCGGACCACGGCTCTTCCGCAAGCTGGGGGCTGTCCAAGGGGCTGGCGGGACGGGCAGGCTCACCAAAGCTGCTTCCCGGCGCGCCGCCGTCGAACCCTGCTGTGGTGGTGGCCGGACCGGGGAGTTGAACGGGCGGAGGCTGGACGGTACCGCCGGCCGCAGGTGTGTAGGCACCGCCGGTTCCCGTGTACGCATCGCCGGACGGTGCGTAGCCGCCGGGGCCTGCCACGTGCTGGCCGCCGGTTTCGGCGTAACGCGCACCCGTGGAGCCCTTTGCTGACTCCGGGGCGCCGGCGCTGAGGCTGCGTGTGAGCCGGCCGGCCAGCACGCCGGCTCCGGCGGCAAGGAGCAGGAAGGTTCCGGGGCGCTGCCGGGCGAAGCTCTTGACCTCGTTCAGAAGCGAGCCGGGATCGCGGCCGTCAAGCCATGCCGCCACGGAACTGGACCGCTCCGCGGCCTGGCGGACCAGGTCTGAGGCAACACCTGGCTGGTCTGATGCGCGGGCCATGGAATGCAACTCTTCCGAAATTGAGCGCAGGCCACTGGCAACTTTCTGCTGCTGCGCGCCGGCCTGATCAGTGAGGTCACTGCGTGCCTGGTGGAGGAGGTCCTTCGCGTTTGCTTTCGCCTCCGATGCGACATTTGCTGCTTCGGTCTTGGCGGCCTCGGCCACGTTCTGGGCTGAATCTGCTGCGGTCCGGGCGACGTCTGCTGCCTCGTCCTTGGCCGCATCGGTGCGGGACCCGCCCGCTCCGGCGCCGGTGGGGGCAGGGGCCGCCGGCGGGGGTGCCACGGAGCCCGTTGTGGCGGCAGGCGGGAAGGTGCTGGGGCTGCGTTCCGTGGTGAAGCTGGATTCTTCTGTGGAGCCGGAAAGGCCTGGAGAAGCCGTAAATGCCGGGTCCTCTGGCCGTTGGTTCTCTGTCATCTTCGCTCTCTCTTTCCAAAGAAGGCCGGTTGTTGATCAAGAACCAGCCATGCTGGCCGTAAAATAGTAAGCATGGTTACTAATAGAACATAAGTACCCTTGCTGGTTAATTTCAAACGAGTAACCAATCAGCGGGTCCGAGCTGTCGGTATTTTCGGCGTTATGGCCCGGTCGAAGCGAATGGAAAGAGGTGGGTAGCTTGGACATTGCACCCTGGGTTTGGGTTGTTATTGGCATTGTTGTGGTGGTCCTTATCGTTGTTTTCCTGGTGACGGGCCGTCGGCGCCGGGCAATGCAGCAGAAGCGGGACGAGGCCAACCGCCAAAAAGCCGCTGAAATACGCCGGAAGGCCGAAGAGGTTGAGCTTGATGCGCGTGAGAAGGAAGCCCGCGCGAGCCGGGCCCGCGCGGACGCGGAACAGGCCCAGGTTCAGGCCGCGCGGCTCAAGCAGGAAGCCGAGCAGAAGTCCAATGATGCGCGCTCCCTCCGCGAGGATGTGGCGAGGCATACCGAAAAGGCCAACTCCATTGATCCGGATGTTCGTGCGGACGGGGACGCGGGCCGCGGCCGGGGCAATGTGGACCGGGACGCCATGGGGCGGGATGGGCATGCCGACACCCGCATGGGTCACAGCGCCGACCTCGGCCGGGAGGCTGTCGGCCGGGACGATGGCATGAGCCGCGACGCTGTTAACCGGGAGGGTGCCATGGGCCAGGACGCCACGAGGCGGGACGCTGTGGACCGGGATACGCATGGCGATCTCCGTCGGGAGTCCTACCCGGATGGCCGCAGGGAAGCGGCCGAGGGCGCCGTCGGCGGTACCAGGCAGGCCGAGCCCCGGGCGGAAAATTTGGCGGAGACCCAGCAGGTGGAAGGTTCCGAGCGTGTCCAGGCTGAGGAGCTTCGGCGGCGCCGCGAACGGACCGAGGGTGACACGCCGGGCTCCGCGATCTAGGCGCGTGGATACCCAAAGATCTTTATAGCAGTTCCTGCGGGGTGGTTGGCCGGCGAATCGGTCAACTGCCCCGCAAGCATTGTTTTATAAGCAGGCTTATGATTTCCTACTTCTAAGTCTTGCCACAGGCTTTCGGATCATCACCCGGAGGACGCTGACAATGCCCGAACTCCTCGCTGTCCTTGCCCGAAATACCGCTCCTTCCCGCGCGCTGCCCCCGGTTCTTCACCCCGCTCTGCCGCCTGCTCAGTGCCCGCAGCGGCCGGCCGGGCAGCCGCCGCAACAACCTCCCGAGCCGGCGCCGGAAACGCCCGCCCCCACCGGAGCGCCCGCCACCACCCAAGCGCCAATCTCCAAAGGGGGAAAGCTCCGGGAAGCCTTTGAAAACGGGCTGGTCCTGGATTACTTGGATCTCGCTGAAGCGCTGGCCGCACGCTTCGAAGCCCGCGGCCGCGAACGGGCGGATCTGAACCAGGTGGCCTACCTCGGCCTGGTGAAGGCCGCGAAGGGCTTCGATCGCAGCAAAGGGGACAGTTTCCCCGCCTACGCCGCTCCCACCATCACCGGCGAACTCAAACGGTATCTGCGGGACCGCAGCTGGATGGTCCGGCCGCCGCGGCACATCCAGGATTTACGCTCCCGGCTCTTCCGGGCAGAGCCGGAACTCACCCAGGCGCTCGGGCGGACTCCCAAGGTTTCCGAACTTGCCCAACACCTGGAGGTGGAATCCGGCGAGGTGCTGGAGGCCATCAGCGCTGCCAGCAGCCTCCACCCTGACTCGCTCGACGCCGTCCCTCCCCATGGCGGGGCACTGCCGGCTTCCGAGGTCCTTGCCTGCGCCGACACGCCCCTTGAACGCTTGGAGGAACTCTCCTGCCTGCGCGTGGCCATGGGGGAACTGAACGCCGCAGACCGGGAGCTGCTGTACCGCCGGTACTTCTGCGAGGAGACGCAGGTGGAACTCGGCAAGCGGCTCGGCATGACCCAGATGCAGGTTTCGCGGCGCTTGGCACGTGTCCTCGTGGACCTGCAGCGCCGGCTCCTGGACAGCAGCCGGCCCGTGGAGAACGATCAGGGTTCGGGCGGCAGCCCGGCCGCCGCCAGCAACACATCCTCCACCGTCACGCCCAGCAACGCCGGATCCGGGCTGTCCGCGAAAGGGTCACCGCGGCGCAGGTCGTCCCGCGTCAAAACCACATGAGGGCCAGGAGGCGGCCCCCAGCGTCCGGGGCCAACCGGGCCGAAAAGCACAATCGAGGGGCGGCCGTAGGCAGAGGCCAGATGTGCCGCCCCGGTGTCGGCAGAGATGACCAGCCTCGCGGCAGCAACGCAGGCGGCGAACTCCCGCAGCTGCAGGCTGCCCGCCAGCACGGCGCTGCCCGCTAATCCGGCCTGGTCACAGATTTCCAGTGCGCGCCTGCGCTCCTGGCTGCTTCCGGTAAAAACGACGCGGTGGCCGTTGTCAGACAGGCGCCTGGCCACCTTGGCAAACCGGTCTGCCGGCCAAAGCCGGCTGGCAAAGGCCGCGCCCACATGGATCACGGTTGCACCGGCAACCCGTGCCGCTATCGGGGGGACGTCCAGGCTCACGTCGTGGGGGTCGGCGGCGATCCCGTGCCATTGCAGGAGGCGGGTCCATCTGGCGCGCTCGTTGAGGTCTTCCACCCAGCCCGGCCCGTCCACGCCCCTGCCATGGTGCGCCACGACCAGCCTGGGTCTGACCTCCTGGAGCAAGGCTGTGCTTTGCGGGCCCTTGCCATGGAGATTAACGGCGATATCCACTGATCCGCGCGGAAGGGGGAGGGGCTCATCCAGGCCGCGGACAGGCAGCAGTCCATAACCGCCCACCAGCTCAACGGCATCGGCCAGCCATTCAGGGGACGCGTAGAGCAGGTGATGGTGCGGGAAGGCCCTGCGCAGGGCATGCAAGGCGGGAACAGCGACGAGGAGATCGCCCAGACCCAGGGCACGGAGCACTACCAGGCGGGGACGGGCACCGCCGTCTTCCGCGGTCTGTGGCGACATCCCTGCGCGCGGCAACATCACACTGCCCTCCCTGGGAACGCCACGATGCCCCTGCGATGAGGCTCGTTCCGAGGAGTCTATTCCGGGGAAATGCCCGGTGGCTTGTTTAGGAACTGCCCCGCCGGGGAACTACGTCCATATGGGAAGCTCCGTAACATCGCAGCTCAGGGCTGTCCTGTTCGACCGGGACGGCACCTTGGTGGTCGACGTCCCCTACAACAGCGACCCGGGCATGGTCCGTGCCATGCCCGGGGCCAAAAGCGTGTTGGATTCCCTCCGTGCCCGGGGCCTGGCAGTTGGAGTCATCAGTAATCAGTCCGGCGTCGCGAGAGGCATCCTTACCGAGGCGGACGTGGCCGGTGTCAACGCCAGGGTGGAGGAACTCCTGGGTCCCTTTGACGTGTGGGAGGTGTGCTTCCACGGGCCAACAGATGGCTGTCCATGCCGCAAACCGGCGCCCGGCATGGTGCACAGCGCCTGCCGGCGCCTGGGAATCCACCCCTCTGAGGCAGGGCTGGTCGGCGACATCGGCAGCGACGTCGGGGCGGCCGAAGCTGCTGGGGCCACGGGAGTCCTGGTGCCCACCCCGGTCACGCGGTCCGAGGAAATCACCGCAGCAAAGCTGGTGGCACGGGATCTGGCCGGGGCAGTGGACCTGCTGCTGGGGGGTGCCTGATGGGCCGGGTTCTGGTGGCCCGGCTGGACAGCCTGGGCGATGTACTGCTGGCGGGCCCGGCCGTGCGCGCCGTGGCCAACGGTCGGCAGCCCGACGGGAGCCAGTCCAATTATGTGGCAATGCTTTGCGGCCGGCAGGGCGAAGCGGCGGCGGCGATGCTGCCCGGCGTGGGGGAGGTCTACAGCTGGGACAGCCCCTGGATCATGAACCCCGCGCCGCAGATGACCGGCTCCCATGCCGACCGGCTGATCGATTATGTGCGCAACTCCCGGATCACCGAGGCCGTCATCCTGACCTCCTTCCATCAGTCGCCGCTGCCGCTGGCACTGCTGCTGCGGCTGGCGGGCGTGGAGCGGATCAGCGGCGCCTCCACCGACTATGCGGGCTCCCTGCTGGACGTCAGGCTCAGGCCCGGCGAGGACATTCCGGAGGACCAGCCCGAAGCTGAGCGGGCCCTGGGGATCGCGCGGGCAGCCGGCTTCCAGCTGCCCCGCGGGGACGACGGGAAACTCCGGGTGCATTCCGTTCCGGACGTCATGGACCTGGTGGGGGAGGGACCTTACGTGGTGGTTCATCCCGGCGCAGCTGTTCCCGCCAGGGCCTGGCCGCCGCTGCATCACGCCGCCGCCGTGGAACTCCTGGCCGGAGCAGGACATCGCGTGGTGGTGACCGGCGGGCCGGCCGAGATGTCCCTGACCGCCACCGTGGCAGGACCGTCGGCACAAGACCTTGGCGGCCGCACGGACCTGCGCACCCTTGCCGGCGTCCTGGCCGGCGCTGACGCGGTGGTGACGGGAAACACCGGGCCGGCCCACCTGGCCGCAGCTGTGGGAACACCGGTGGTGTGCCTGTTTTCCCCCGTGGTCCCCGCCGTCCGCTGGGCCCCGTACGGCGTCCCGCTGGAGCTGCTGGGAGACCAGAATGCTGCCTGCCGCCTGACCCGGGCGAGGATCTGCCCGGTCCCCGGGCACCCGTGCCTGGATTCGGTGTCTCCGGAAGACGTGATGCAGGCGGTGGAACGCCTGATCGGCGGCGTGGCTTCCCTCAGCACGCACGCGAGCACCCGGCTCGGCACGCGCAGAAAGGACCGCAGCCCATGAGGATCCTGTTGTGGCACGTCCACGGATCATGGACCGACGCGTTTGTCCGCGGCAGCCATGAGTACCTCCTCCCGGTGCTCCCCGGGGGCGGCCCCTGGGGCTTGGGCCGGGCGGACAGGGACTGGCCGGACTCCGTCCGGGAGGTGGCGCTGGCGCACCTCGACGCGGACACGATAGACGCCGTCGTGCTTCAGCGGCCGGAGGAAATCGGGGAGGTGGCAGAACGGCTCGGCCGCCGTCCCGGCGGTGACCTTCCTGCGGTGTTCGTGGAACACAACACGCCAAAGGTGAATTTCCCGTTCAGCCGGCACCCGCTGGCTGACCAGGACAGCATTCCGGTGGTGCACGTGACGCACTTCAACAAGCTCGCCTGGGACACCGGGCGGGCCCCGTCGCTGGTGGTGGAACACGGCATCCCGGACCCGGGCCACCTGTACACGGGCGAACTGCCGGAGCTGGGCGTGGTGGTGAACGAGCCCGTGCGCCGGGGTCGGGTGACCGGAACGGACCTGCTGCCGGCGTTCGCTGCCGTGGCCCCGGTCCATGTGTTCGGGATGAAGACCGAAGGCCTGGCCGCCGCGGCCGGGTTCGAAACCTCCCGGCTCCGTCTCCGCGGTGACCTCAAACCCCGCGAGCTCCACCGCGAACTGGCCCGCTGCCGGGTCTATGTCCACCCCATGCGCTGGACGTCGCTGGGGCTGTCCCTCCTGGAAGCCATGCACCTGGGCATGCCGGTCCTGGCCCTCGCCACCACGGAAGCACCCCGGGCGGTCCCGGCGGAGGCAGGCACGGTATCCG
The window above is part of the Pseudarthrobacter sp. IC2-21 genome. Proteins encoded here:
- a CDS encoding glycosyltransferase, whose protein sequence is MADVGRITQVAVVIPVHNEEQLLPRALAAVLSASDALRVNRPDTAVSVLVALDSCTDGSAAVAADLAAEDSRISLLQITFRNVGGSRRAGNRAALLASTRQGLPYASPQLWLANTDADSCVPQGWLLRQLELADGGADAVLGTVEPDPEGTESELLRRWHARHHLGENHAHVHGANLGVRASAYVMAGGFPRLRSHEDRALVERLRQHGAAVWSTDTLRVRTSGRTDARAPQGFAAYLRSLTQEPAPAMEG
- a CDS encoding YihY/virulence factor BrkB family protein; protein product: MAAHDSSETSTAKAGQAPAPDDARKPGSPTDVTKPSWKYIAKKTLREFSKDQCPDLAAALTYYSVLSIFPALLALVSLLGIFGDPQKTTSALLDIVQGVAPGQTVDTIRPVVQDLASSSAAGLTFILGLLTAVWSASGYVGAFGRAMNRVYEIDEGRPFVKLRGTMLGVTVVNLLIVVVIAAMLVLSGPVAESVGNLIGLGGAFLTVWNIVKWPVMLVLIIVAIAILYYATPNVKQPKFRWMSMGSAIALVVFLLASLAFGFYVSYSNSYNKTYGAIGGVIVALLWLWILNMSLLFGAEFDAETERGRQLQAGIEAEETIQLPPRDTKRSDKLQKQEEEDVRLGRELREKHNAENGQDAQSPARERD
- a CDS encoding DUF3618 domain-containing protein, with product MSENPDAIRADIEATRARLGTNVDAVADKVTPSNIVHRQTDKVREAVFGVKEKVMGTNDTTPAYTNAYTGQRVGQGTGHGAGDTLHNATDAVSAKFSDAGEAIGDAPHQVKAKTQGNPLAAGLIAFGAGMLLSSLIPASEKEREAADALKTAAEPMTTELTEAAKDMAQGLKEPAREAMENVKATATDATQNVKAESQLAAADVKDRAADAKDTVQNT
- a CDS encoding phage holin family protein, which codes for MSSQIPEPPPSEAHVKADNTSLGDLLGEVTRDLSTLMRQEVELAKAELKESATKTGKGGGMLAGAGVAGHFVLLFLSIALWYALGELMGLGWSAVVVAVIWAIIAAILASVGRKELKAVKGLPQTSQTLSEIPPTLKPGEVKR
- a CDS encoding glycosyltransferase family 9 protein translates to MLPRAGMSPQTAEDGGARPRLVVLRALGLGDLLVAVPALHALRRAFPHHHLLYASPEWLADAVELVGGYGLLPVRGLDEPLPLPRGSVDIAVNLHGKGPQSTALLQEVRPRLVVAHHGRGVDGPGWVEDLNERARWTRLLQWHGIAADPHDVSLDVPPIAARVAGATVIHVGAAFASRLWPADRFAKVARRLSDNGHRVVFTGSSQERRRALEICDQAGLAGSAVLAGSLQLREFAACVAAARLVISADTGAAHLASAYGRPSIVLFGPVGPGRWGPPPGPHVVLTRDDLRRGDPFADSPDPALLGVTVEDVLLAAAGLPPEP
- a CDS encoding HAD family hydrolase, whose amino-acid sequence is MGSSVTSQLRAVLFDRDGTLVVDVPYNSDPGMVRAMPGAKSVLDSLRARGLAVGVISNQSGVARGILTEADVAGVNARVEELLGPFDVWEVCFHGPTDGCPCRKPAPGMVHSACRRLGIHPSEAGLVGDIGSDVGAAEAAGATGVLVPTPVTRSEEITAAKLVARDLAGAVDLLLGGA
- a CDS encoding glycosyltransferase family 9 protein, with the translated sequence MGRVLVARLDSLGDVLLAGPAVRAVANGRQPDGSQSNYVAMLCGRQGEAAAAMLPGVGEVYSWDSPWIMNPAPQMTGSHADRLIDYVRNSRITEAVILTSFHQSPLPLALLLRLAGVERISGASTDYAGSLLDVRLRPGEDIPEDQPEAERALGIARAAGFQLPRGDDGKLRVHSVPDVMDLVGEGPYVVVHPGAAVPARAWPPLHHAAAVELLAGAGHRVVVTGGPAEMSLTATVAGPSAQDLGGRTDLRTLAGVLAGADAVVTGNTGPAHLAAAVGTPVVCLFSPVVPAVRWAPYGVPLELLGDQNAACRLTRARICPVPGHPCLDSVSPEDVMQAVERLIGGVASLSTHASTRLGTRRKDRSP
- a CDS encoding glycosyltransferase, with product MRILLWHVHGSWTDAFVRGSHEYLLPVLPGGGPWGLGRADRDWPDSVREVALAHLDADTIDAVVLQRPEEIGEVAERLGRRPGGDLPAVFVEHNTPKVNFPFSRHPLADQDSIPVVHVTHFNKLAWDTGRAPSLVVEHGIPDPGHLYTGELPELGVVVNEPVRRGRVTGTDLLPAFAAVAPVHVFGMKTEGLAAAAGFETSRLRLRGDLKPRELHRELARCRVYVHPMRWTSLGLSLLEAMHLGMPVLALATTEAPRAVPAEAGTVSADVGELLHTARRLLANPEEARRRGTAAREAALARYSLGRFLADWDAVLAELRPRRLASRSPGDGEPSSERQEEQILVPARERKSP